From the Pseudodesulfovibrio indicus genome, the window GAGAATCAACCGCGCCTGGACGCACCCGCCGAAGACGCGATAAAAAGTTTTGGAGATGCTTAAGAACCTTTTTCAAAAGGTTCTTAAGCCGCCGGAGGCACCCCATGGACAATTACGACAAGCAGATACTCGACATCATCCAGTCCCATTTCCCCCTCGTTTCCCGCCCTTATGAAGACGTGGGCAAGCAGGTGGGGTTGACCGAGGCCGAGGTGCTGGAGCGGGTTCGGGACATGAAGAAGTCCGGCCTGATCCGGCGCATGGGGGCCAACTTCAACTCCAAGACGCTGGGCTGGCAATCCACCCTGTGCGCGGCGTCCGTGCCCGAGGACAAGCTCGACGAGTTCGTGGCCGAGGTGAACAAGCACGACGGCGTGACCCACAACTACCTGCGCGAGAACGAGTTCAACGTCTGGTTCGCGCTCATCGCCCCGGACATGGACGCGGTGGAGGCGATCCTGGCCTCCATCACCGAGGCCACGGGCATCAAGATTTTGAATCTTCCGGCCGACAAGCTGTTCAAGATCAAGGTCGATTTCAAGATGGACAAATAGGGAGCGCCAAGGCCATGCACAAGCTGTACAAGATTTTACTGCTGGGCCTGGCCGCAGGCATCCTGAACGCCATTCCCCTGGTCTTCCTGTCCACGGTCTGGCAGCCCGTGACCGCCACCGTGCTGCACTGGCTGGGGCTGAGCATCGTCATCGCCTACGCGCGCATGCCCCTGGAAAGCTGGGCCACGGGCATGCTCATCGCGGCCCTGACCTCCCTTCCCCTGAGCATACTGCTCTATCCGGACAGCATACCGGGCGTGCTCCAGTCCCTGGGCATCGCCCTGGTCCTCGGCGGGCTGCTCGGCTTTACCTCCGAACGGTTGGTGCAGAATCAGCCCTGACCGACGCCGGGCTCACTCGCCCTCCGCCCCCTCGACGTCAAGGGGCGAGATCCCGTTTAAATACATTTCCCGCAGCCTGGAGTAGGGGCTGCTCCCCGATGCATCCACCTTCTTGAAGTTGTCCAGGGCGGACTGCAGGCGGTCGATCAGCTCGTCGTCCGTGTTCCTGTTGAAACCGAAATAGACCGTCAACGGTTCGAACCGGTAGAGAATCCGGTAGTCTTCCGCCGCCATCCCCTCATCGCCCATCATCCGCTCCGTCGCGCCCAAGGCCTGGACGATCACATCAACGCGCCCTTCCCTGAGCATCCTCAGCTGGGCGGGGATGCCGCTGAGCATGACCATATTCTTCTCGATCCCGGGCAAGGCGTTGACCAGGATATGAATAGGGCTCGTGTTGCGGACCATGCCGATGCTGTACTGCTTCAAATCTTCGAGGCGCTCGACCTTGACCCCGGACCGCCGCCGGGCATAGGCCCCGATGTGAATCACGTCCAGCGGACCGACCCACTTGAAGCGGCCAAGCCTCTCCGGGAGCTGGGCCAGCACGATCAACGCGGAACTCGGCACGATCTCCACTTCATGCACGGCCCGCGCCCAGGGCAAGACCTTGATGTCGGAGGGGGCGAAATGCTCGCCGATGGAATGCATCATCAGTCCCATCAATTCCACGGCGAATCCGGTGGGCGGCCCGTCGTCGTGCAATACGGCATAGGGGGGCAAGCCGTCCGCGTAGAAGCGGACATGGTCGCCCAGGGCCGGCCTGGCCGGGAAAAGGGCGAGAAAGGCTGCGCACAGGGAAAGCAGGACAAACTTCAATCTGAACGTACCCATACTTTTTCATACCGAATTCATGCCGCCCGTAAAAGTATAATGTGCGCGACGCACGGGCCGACAAGTCCGAAAGGTTTGGAGATCGCCATCCGAAGC encodes:
- a CDS encoding AsnC family transcriptional regulator; the encoded protein is MDNYDKQILDIIQSHFPLVSRPYEDVGKQVGLTEAEVLERVRDMKKSGLIRRMGANFNSKTLGWQSTLCAASVPEDKLDEFVAEVNKHDGVTHNYLRENEFNVWFALIAPDMDAVEAILASITEATGIKILNLPADKLFKIKVDFKMDK
- a CDS encoding substrate-binding periplasmic protein, encoding MGTFRLKFVLLSLCAAFLALFPARPALGDHVRFYADGLPPYAVLHDDGPPTGFAVELMGLMMHSIGEHFAPSDIKVLPWARAVHEVEIVPSSALIVLAQLPERLGRFKWVGPLDVIHIGAYARRRSGVKVERLEDLKQYSIGMVRNTSPIHILVNALPGIEKNMVMLSGIPAQLRMLREGRVDVIVQALGATERMMGDEGMAAEDYRILYRFEPLTVYFGFNRNTDDELIDRLQSALDNFKKVDASGSSPYSRLREMYLNGISPLDVEGAEGE